One segment of Zonotrichia albicollis isolate bZonAlb1 chromosome 4, bZonAlb1.hap1, whole genome shotgun sequence DNA contains the following:
- the LSM8 gene encoding LSM8 homolog, U6 small nuclear RNA associated, which yields MTSALENYINRTVAVITSDGRMIVGTLKGFDQTINLILDESHERVFSSSQGVEQVVLGLYIVRGDNVAVIGEIDEETDSALDLGNIRAEPLNSVVH from the exons ATGACCTCCGCGCTGGAGAACTACATCAACC GTACTGTTGCAGTAATTACTTCTGATGGAAGAATGATTGTG ggaacaCTCAAAGGTTTTGACCAGACCATAAACTTGATTTTGGATGAAAGCCATGAACGAGTATTCAGTTCTTCACAAGGAGTTGAGCAAGTGGTGCTGGGCTTGTACATTGTGAGAGGTGATAATGT tgCTGTGATCGGTGAAATTGATGAAGAGACAGATTCTGCTCTTGACTTGGGGAATATTCGAGCAGAACCTTTAAACTCAGTTGTGCactga